The Haloarcula laminariae genomic sequence GGTCTTCTCGCGGATCCACTCGACCTTGTCCTCTTCCTGGATCTCCTCGACGCGGTCCGTCGTTCGACGGTCCTGCCAGACGAGCGCGTTGTGGACCGGCTTGCCTGTCTCTTTGTCCCATACGATCGTCGTCTCACGCTGGTTCGTAATCCCGAGCGCTTCGAGCTGTTCGGGGTCGAGGTCGGCCTCGTCGAGACCGGTGGTGACGACGTCCTTGGTGTTCTCCCATATCTCCATCGGGTCGTGTTCGACCCAGCCGGGTTCCGGGTAAATCTGTTCGTGCTTCTCGTACGCGTTCGCGACGACCTGGCCGCTGTGGTCGAATACCATGAAGCGGGTTCCGGTCGTCCCCTGGTCGATCGCACCGACGTATGTATCTGCCATTGTGTGTGTTCTCCGTTGGGCGGACCTTGTTTATCCAAGACCCCGCCTTGAGAGTAAACAATATAGTGAATCATTATAAAGATTACTGCTGGCCTCGGAGAGGTAGTAAAAAATACCGAGAGTGATGTGAGAGGCGCTAAAACGGGTCAATTCGGCATCTTTGAGCCGTTGTAACTGATGTCATTACGCTATCCTGTGTTTCAATTGATGTTTAATTCTGCGCATGACTGACGGCCAGACGCGGTTGCGACCGCTGTAGGGGCGAATATTGCAACAAGATTCACGGCCCGCGCCCCGGTTCGAAACAGAGTCAGTAAAATATATGATAAATCATGCCTGTCGGGTGTTCGTCGCCGATTCCAGGGTAATCGCCGCTGGAGTAGCCAGTTCGTACAGTTACCTGGCGTATTATCCAACGCCAGTGTCGGCTTCGTGTCGGAGATTGCGGCGGTCAAGGTTGGCCCGCACATTCGGGCGCACCCTGCCCGGCGGCGCGAGGGCGAAGTGGCCAGTCCGTCACTCCGACCACGACACCGACGCGCGTTGGAGCCGGTGTCCCGCTGGCCGGCCGCACGAAGATGTCCCGGCGCCGGTTCGGTTCCCTGTCCAAAGTTGACAGGTCGTCGGCCGGAGACGGTGGTCGCGAGTGAGAGAACCGGGTGTGACTCGCGCGTGCGCGCTAAGATAGTATTAATCTCGGAACCATCTGGCGCCCTTATAGATATCAGGCGGTCTGTACCCCTACAGTAATTTGCTGGCGTTCGTAAGTGTGTACATGGCCACTTGACTAGCGTCGCTTGCGGGCCAGTTGCTCCCTACATCCGGCCCGTAGCCGCGGCTGGAGAAACATCCATGATTACTAATAAAATTTACTGGCGGACCCCTGTTTAGCGGTAAAATAAAGTGTATGCGAGCCAAAGCCGAGGTATAACAGATGGCACAGACACCACACATCGCCGTCATCGGCGGCGGTTCGACCGGTATCGGCATCGCCCGCGACCTGGCTATGCGGGGGCTCGATGTCACGCTGGTCGAACAGGGTAACCTGACACACGGAACGACCGGCCGGATGCACGGCCTGCTCCACAGCGGGGGTCGCTACGCCGTGGCGGACCAGGCCAGCGCGACGGAGTGTATCGAGGAGAACCGGGTCCTGCGGGACATCGCGAGCCACTGCGTCGAGATGACCGGCGGCCTGTTCGTCAAGCGCCCAGAGGACTCGGAGGAGTACTTCCAGGAGAAACTCGAAGGCTGCAAGGAGTGTGGCATCCCCGCGGAGGTCATCTCCGGGGAGGAGGCCCGCGCGATGGAGCCCCATCTCGCGAAGGACGTGGAGAAAGCGATTACCGTTCCCGACGGCGCCATCGACCCGTTCCGGCTGGTCGTGGCGAACGCGGCCAGCGCCGAGGAACACGGCGCCCGCATCGAGACCCACTCGAAGGTCACCGACCTCATCATCGAGGACGGCGAGGTCGTCGGCCTCGAAGTGGAACACGCCTCGGGCTCGGGCAAGCGCGTCCACGGCACGGAAGGCGGGACCGAGGAGATACGGGCCGACTACGTCGTCAACGCGACCGGCGCGTGGGCGGGTCGCATCGGCGACATGGCCAACGTCGACATCGCGGTTCGACCCTCCAAGGGCGTGATGACCATCATGAACATCCGGCAGGTGGACACGGTCATCAACCGCTGCAAGCCCAAGGGCGACGCCGACATCGTCGTCCCACACGAGACGACCGCTATCCTGGGCACGACCGACGAGGAGGTCGAAGACCCCGAGGACTACCCCGAGGAGGGCTGGGAGGTCGACAAGATGATAGACACCCTCAAAGAGCTGGTACCGATGCTCGATGAGGCCCGCACCATCCGCTCGTTCTGGGGCGTCCGCCCGCTGTACGAGCCCCCGGACGTCGGCAGCGACGACCCGACGGACATCACCCGGGACTACTTCCTGCTCGACCACGACGAGCGCGACGACCTGCAGGGGATGACCTCCATCGTCGGCGGGAAGTTCACCACCTACCGGATGATGGGCGAGGAGATATCCGACCACGTCTGTGCCAAGTTCGGCATCGACGCCGAGTGTCGCACCGCCGACGAACCGCTGCCCGGCAGCGAGGACTTCTCCGTGCTGCGCGATTACATGGACGAGTTCGGTCTCCGCTCGCCAATCGGCCGGCGGAGCGTCGAACGGCTCGGTTCGCGAGCCGACGACGTGCTCAAGACCAGCGACCCGAACCCGACCATCTGTAACTGCGAGGGCGTCACCCGCGCCGAAGTACAGGACGCCATCGAACAGTCGGGGTCGGACCTGAACGCGGTCCGCATCCGGACCCGCGCGTCGATGGGGAACTGCCAGGGCGGCTTCTGCTGTAGCCGGCTCGCGAGCGAACTCCACGGCGAGTACAGCGAGGACATCGCCCGGGAGGCGTGGGACGAACTACTGCAGGAGCGCTGGAAGGGCCAGCGACACGCCCTGTGGGGCGAACAGCTCTCCCAGG encodes the following:
- the glpA gene encoding anaerobic glycerol-3-phosphate dehydrogenase subunit GlpA, translated to MAQTPHIAVIGGGSTGIGIARDLAMRGLDVTLVEQGNLTHGTTGRMHGLLHSGGRYAVADQASATECIEENRVLRDIASHCVEMTGGLFVKRPEDSEEYFQEKLEGCKECGIPAEVISGEEARAMEPHLAKDVEKAITVPDGAIDPFRLVVANAASAEEHGARIETHSKVTDLIIEDGEVVGLEVEHASGSGKRVHGTEGGTEEIRADYVVNATGAWAGRIGDMANVDIAVRPSKGVMTIMNIRQVDTVINRCKPKGDADIVVPHETTAILGTTDEEVEDPEDYPEEGWEVDKMIDTLKELVPMLDEARTIRSFWGVRPLYEPPDVGSDDPTDITRDYFLLDHDERDDLQGMTSIVGGKFTTYRMMGEEISDHVCAKFGIDAECRTADEPLPGSEDFSVLRDYMDEFGLRSPIGRRSVERLGSRADDVLKTSDPNPTICNCEGVTRAEVQDAIEQSGSDLNAVRIRTRASMGNCQGGFCCSRLASELHGEYSEDIAREAWDELLQERWKGQRHALWGEQLSQAALNYALHSTTQNRDNDPADGGPVDFAAFDSGVGAGEASGTADVAADGGTRNGD